The following are from one region of the Acidobacteriota bacterium genome:
- a CDS encoding glycosyltransferase: protein MAKQVFYDPKQARWKRIRRVFDAAALALTLLVIFFIYTALRSEPLPDLSLRTEKRPYHKLKEDEKERAREKRRMAAIARSSRLRHPRKAPSQIKLNAEQGVRAAFYVSWDAASFSSLREYSSQIDLLFPVWLQVLTPDGRLQGVDTETNKMFDVVHDSNIHTVDDKVMAFVKSENTGLEVFPVVQNFDGTDFFPGISDFLNSPEARARFRREIGLFLSSDHYKGLMVDFESFPKKGQVGYVALLQELSSDLHARGMKLYTSVQVRNQDYDYAAISAAVDGVVIMNYDEHYPGGTPGPVASQEWFASNVQEAMKIIPKEKLICAIGNYGYDWVEKPKKGKLPPGLIDKNVSVQDAWLGSRDSEEDIDFDGDSLNPHFSYLDEQNFRHDIWYLDAVTALNQMRSAQTLGIETFALWRLGAEDRSLWRVWDIPGDADAVNKLRQVPPGQDVDMEGQGEILRIEARPAEGERDLKVDASTGLIDFETFNALPEPYRVARYGASQKQLAITFDDGPDPQWTPKVLDVLKNEHAPATFFLIGLQADNFGSLTSRIYREGHEIGNHTFTHPDISNIGSRYMQVELNLTERLLASRLGIRTLLFRPPYSIDQEPDTEDQVRPLELTQDMGYITIGNKIDPNDWRDNPRHTAEQIATDVLEHLPPCAVNDQRCGNIILLHDGGGNRAETVRALPLIIEGARARGFEFVPVYQLMGKTKVDVMPPLRANEFWGARLNWLSFGLFDGLLVAIVVVFFVGDVLMTGRLASIGILAVYDRLRSQVFGTPEQVAVHRPKVAILIPAYNEEKVIERTIQGALDSDYPNLHVIVIDDGSTDRTLEVARSAFRREIADGRVVILGKKNSGKAEALNFGLEHIGDAEFFVGIDADTIIAPDAIARMVPHFINPRVGAVAGNAKVGNRVNLWTRWQALEYITSQNFERRALNTMGAVSVVPGAIGAWRVSAVRDAGGYHVDTVAEDADLTMALLRDGYRVEYEDLALAFTEAPTNANGLMRQRFRWSFGILQAVWKHRGVFARKGVLGWVALPNILIFQILLPLVSPFIDIMFLGGALWYAVRKYFHPDSTDPSDFIKLVVYFAAFLIIDFLASAIAFALERRQPEAREDGWLLSQVWLQRFAYRQLFSVVLIKTLKRAIQGRPFAWDKLERSADVNYVPAEKRDSVNVP from the coding sequence ATGGCAAAACAGGTCTTCTACGATCCGAAGCAGGCGCGCTGGAAGCGGATACGCCGGGTGTTCGACGCGGCGGCGCTGGCGCTGACCTTGCTAGTAATCTTCTTTATCTACACGGCGCTACGCAGCGAGCCGCTGCCTGATCTCTCGCTGCGAACGGAGAAGCGTCCTTATCACAAACTCAAGGAAGATGAAAAAGAAAGGGCCCGTGAAAAGCGGCGGATGGCGGCGATTGCCCGTTCGAGCCGGCTGCGGCATCCTCGCAAGGCGCCTTCCCAGATCAAACTGAACGCGGAACAGGGTGTCCGGGCTGCATTCTACGTATCGTGGGACGCTGCCAGTTTTTCGTCGTTGCGGGAATATTCCAGCCAGATCGATCTCCTGTTTCCGGTGTGGCTGCAAGTCCTGACTCCGGATGGCCGCCTGCAGGGAGTCGATACAGAAACCAACAAGATGTTTGACGTCGTGCATGACTCGAATATCCATACGGTCGACGACAAGGTCATGGCGTTCGTGAAGTCCGAGAACACCGGTCTGGAAGTTTTTCCGGTAGTGCAGAATTTTGACGGCACCGACTTCTTTCCGGGGATCTCTGACTTTCTCAATAGCCCGGAAGCCCGTGCCCGCTTCCGGCGTGAAATTGGGCTGTTCCTTTCGTCGGATCATTACAAGGGATTGATGGTGGATTTCGAGTCCTTTCCGAAGAAAGGGCAAGTGGGTTATGTGGCGCTGCTGCAGGAGCTTTCTTCCGACCTGCACGCTCGCGGGATGAAGCTGTACACCAGCGTCCAGGTTCGTAATCAGGACTACGATTATGCGGCGATCTCGGCGGCGGTAGATGGCGTCGTCATCATGAACTACGACGAGCACTATCCGGGAGGAACACCGGGGCCGGTGGCGTCACAGGAATGGTTTGCGTCGAACGTACAGGAGGCGATGAAAATCATTCCGAAAGAGAAGCTGATCTGCGCGATCGGCAATTATGGCTATGACTGGGTGGAGAAGCCGAAGAAAGGCAAGTTGCCACCGGGACTGATCGACAAGAACGTCTCGGTGCAGGACGCGTGGCTGGGATCCCGCGACTCAGAAGAAGATATTGATTTCGACGGCGACAGTTTGAATCCGCACTTCAGCTATCTCGACGAGCAAAACTTTCGCCACGACATCTGGTACCTGGATGCCGTGACAGCTCTGAATCAGATGCGGTCTGCGCAGACCTTGGGGATTGAGACGTTCGCTCTGTGGAGACTTGGCGCGGAGGACCGTTCGCTCTGGCGGGTATGGGATATACCGGGAGATGCGGATGCCGTCAATAAATTGCGCCAGGTTCCGCCCGGACAAGATGTCGATATGGAGGGGCAAGGTGAGATTCTGCGGATTGAGGCGCGGCCCGCAGAAGGCGAACGCGATCTGAAAGTAGATGCCTCGACCGGTCTGATTGATTTCGAGACATTTAACGCACTGCCCGAACCGTATCGCGTAGCGCGTTACGGAGCCAGCCAGAAGCAGCTGGCGATTACGTTTGATGACGGCCCCGATCCGCAATGGACTCCCAAGGTTCTCGATGTCCTGAAGAATGAGCATGCACCCGCAACGTTTTTCCTGATCGGCCTGCAAGCCGATAATTTCGGGAGTTTGACTAGCCGCATCTATCGCGAGGGGCATGAGATCGGGAATCATACGTTCACCCATCCCGACATCAGCAACATTGGATCGCGCTACATGCAGGTGGAACTGAACCTTACTGAGAGGCTGCTTGCGAGCCGGCTAGGCATCCGCACGCTTCTCTTTCGTCCGCCGTATTCGATCGATCAGGAACCGGATACAGAAGATCAGGTGCGTCCACTCGAACTTACCCAGGACATGGGGTACATCACGATCGGCAACAAGATTGATCCCAACGACTGGCGCGACAATCCGCGACACACGGCCGAGCAGATTGCGACCGACGTGCTGGAACATTTGCCTCCGTGTGCGGTCAACGATCAACGCTGCGGCAACATCATCCTGCTGCACGATGGCGGCGGGAATCGCGCGGAGACGGTGCGGGCGCTGCCTTTGATCATCGAAGGGGCGCGTGCTCGCGGATTCGAGTTTGTTCCCGTGTATCAGTTGATGGGCAAAACCAAGGTGGACGTGATGCCGCCGTTACGCGCCAATGAATTCTGGGGCGCGCGGCTGAACTGGTTGAGCTTCGGGCTATTTGACGGATTACTCGTCGCCATCGTCGTAGTCTTTTTTGTGGGCGACGTGCTCATGACGGGGCGCCTGGCTTCGATCGGCATATTGGCGGTTTACGATCGTCTGCGCTCGCAGGTGTTTGGAACGCCGGAGCAGGTAGCGGTCCATCGGCCGAAGGTAGCGATTCTGATTCCTGCGTATAACGAGGAGAAAGTGATTGAGCGCACGATCCAGGGTGCGCTCGATTCCGATTATCCAAACTTGCATGTGATTGTGATTGACGACGGGTCAACGGATCGGACGCTCGAAGTCGCACGGAGTGCTTTCCGCAGAGAAATCGCCGACGGCAGGGTCGTGATTCTGGGCAAGAAGAATAGCGGCAAAGCAGAGGCACTGAACTTCGGGCTGGAACATATCGGCGATGCGGAATTCTTTGTCGGTATCGATGCCGACACAATTATTGCGCCGGACGCAATCGCGCGTATGGTGCCGCATTTCATAAATCCGAGAGTTGGAGCAGTGGCGGGTAACGCAAAAGTCGGCAATCGTGTAAATCTGTGGACGCGCTGGCAGGCGCTGGAATATATCACCAGCCAGAACTTCGAGCGGCGCGCGCTGAACACGATGGGTGCAGTGAGCGTGGTGCCGGGTGCCATCGGCGCCTGGCGTGTGAGTGCGGTTCGCGACGCGGGCGGGTATCACGTGGACACAGTCGCAGAAGATGCGGACTTGACCATGGCGCTGCTGCGCGACGGATACCGCGTAGAGTATGAAGATCTTGCGCTGGCGTTTACAGAGGCTCCCACCAATGCAAATGGCCTTATGCGACAGCGCTTTCGCTGGTCGTTCGGGATTCTGCAGGCGGTCTGGAAGCATCGCGGAGTGTTTGCGCGCAAGGGAGTGCTGGGTTGGGTGGCCTTGCCAAATATTCTAATCTTCCAGATATTGCTCCCCCTGGTGTCGCCTTTTATCGACATCATGTTTCTGGGCGGGGCGCTCTGGTATGCCGTCAGAAAATACTTTCATCCTGATTCAACGGATCCCAGTGACTTCATCAAGCTGGTCGTATATTTCGCGGCATTTCTGATCATTGACTTCCTTGCGTCGGCGATTGCATTTGCGCTGGAGCGCCGTCAGCCCGAGGCTCGGGAAGATGGATGGTTGTTGAGCCAGGTGTGGCTGCAGCGATTCGCCTACCGGCAGTTGTTTTCCGTGGTGCTCATCAAGACACTGAAGCGTGCCATTCAAGGCAGGCCGTTTGCGTGGGACAAACTGGAGCGTTCGGCTGATGTCAACTATGTGCCTGCAGAGAAGCGCGACTCGGTCAATGTGCCGTAG
- a CDS encoding alpha/beta fold hydrolase, which produces MKILGLRSVVLLLLTIPVFAQDGQQQFASLGDFKLVSGEVIRDCRIGYRIYGHLNPEKSNVILFPTWATGTTEQLAGQTAPGGLADSGKYFVVTVDALANGVSSSPSNSHAQSRMKFPRITVRDMVNTQHQLLTEKLGISHVRAVMGISMGGMQTFQWLVSYPEFMDKAVPIVGSPRLAAYDLVLWKSEIDAIKKDPAWKNGNYAHNPAGIQLAELGALVGKTPQRFNQETSRAQVLATLDDESRKTRLDANDHIRQMEAMMGLDVSDVFGGSIEKAAAAVKAKVLVVVGTYDHVVTPEPAKAFAKMMGAQVLEYNSDCGHQTPACEDKTINPLVEAFLAAGK; this is translated from the coding sequence ATGAAAATCCTCGGGTTGCGTTCTGTCGTTCTTCTGCTGCTCACGATTCCCGTCTTTGCTCAAGATGGCCAACAGCAATTTGCCAGTCTGGGCGATTTCAAACTGGTCAGCGGAGAAGTAATCCGTGATTGCCGTATTGGCTATCGCATATACGGACACCTCAATCCTGAAAAATCAAACGTCATTTTGTTTCCGACTTGGGCTACAGGGACAACGGAACAGCTTGCCGGGCAAACTGCTCCGGGCGGACTCGCCGACAGCGGCAAATATTTCGTCGTGACGGTGGACGCTCTGGCAAACGGCGTTTCTTCCTCGCCCTCAAATAGCCACGCGCAGTCGCGCATGAAGTTTCCTCGGATCACGGTGCGCGACATGGTGAATACCCAGCATCAACTGTTGACGGAAAAGCTTGGCATTTCCCATGTCAGAGCGGTGATGGGGATTTCGATGGGAGGCATGCAGACGTTTCAGTGGCTGGTCTCGTATCCGGAATTTATGGACAAGGCGGTGCCGATCGTCGGCTCGCCTCGACTGGCAGCCTACGATCTAGTCCTCTGGAAATCGGAGATTGACGCGATCAAGAAAGATCCTGCATGGAAGAATGGAAACTACGCTCACAACCCTGCTGGCATTCAACTGGCCGAACTTGGAGCGCTCGTAGGCAAGACGCCGCAGCGTTTCAACCAGGAGACGAGCCGTGCCCAGGTTCTGGCGACGCTGGATGACGAATCCCGGAAGACCCGCCTCGACGCAAACGATCACATCCGTCAAATGGAAGCGATGATGGGGCTGGACGTATCGGATGTTTTTGGCGGGTCGATCGAGAAGGCAGCGGCTGCGGTGAAAGCGAAGGTGCTGGTGGTGGTAGGCACCTACGATCATGTGGTTACTCCGGAGCCGGCAAAAGCTTTTGCCAAAATGATGGGAGCGCAGGTGCTGGAGTACAACAGCGATTGCGGACATCAGACGCCTGCGTGCGAAGATAAGACGATCAACCCCCTCGTGGAGGCGTTCCTGGCCGCCGGGAAGTAA
- the pruA gene encoding L-glutamate gamma-semialdehyde dehydrogenase: MATLEAPPRPRVDLHAGPFVTEPFFDFSRDDNARKMRAAIAKVRGQLGREYDLIIGGKRVKTSDKIRSIDPAKPSQVVGIHQKAGKDHVEPAMQAALKAFTTWSRTTVEERASLLFRTADLMRDRKMEFMAWLVFEVSKNWAEADADISETIDFCEFYAREALRFATAETPITLPRERDSLMYIPLGVGAVIPPWNFACAIMAGMTLASIVSGNTVVLKPSSDSPTIAAKFIELLEEAGMPEGVVNFCPGGGATFGDAIVSHPKTRYIAFTGSREVGLHINQSAAKQQPGQLWIKRTILEMGGKDAIVVDADADLDSAVEGVAQAAFGFQGQKCSACSRAIIDERIYDKFLEKLKARVERITIGDPAENPGMAAVINEGSMNDILRYIEIGKKDGRLITGGARATNAGEGYFIQPTVIADIPAKSTLEQEEIFGPVLVVIKSRNFDHALEIANDTEFGLTGAVYSSSRDKLDRAVREFHVGNLYLNRKCTGAMVGAHPFGGFNMSGTDSKSGGPDYLYLFTQAKSVGEKIV, from the coding sequence ATGGCAACTCTTGAAGCTCCACCGCGTCCGCGCGTCGATCTGCATGCAGGTCCGTTTGTCACAGAGCCATTTTTTGATTTCAGCCGCGACGACAATGCGCGCAAGATGCGAGCCGCGATCGCGAAAGTGCGTGGGCAACTGGGCCGCGAGTATGACTTGATCATCGGCGGCAAGCGCGTCAAGACTTCCGACAAGATTCGATCCATCGATCCAGCGAAGCCATCGCAGGTGGTTGGCATTCACCAGAAGGCCGGTAAGGACCATGTAGAGCCGGCGATGCAGGCTGCGCTGAAGGCGTTCACAACCTGGAGCCGGACAACGGTCGAAGAGAGGGCGTCGTTGCTGTTCCGTACCGCCGACCTGATGCGCGACCGCAAGATGGAATTCATGGCATGGCTGGTATTTGAGGTTTCGAAGAACTGGGCCGAGGCTGATGCCGACATCTCCGAGACAATCGATTTCTGCGAGTTCTATGCGCGCGAGGCGCTGCGCTTTGCGACCGCCGAAACTCCGATTACCCTGCCGCGCGAACGCGACAGCCTGATGTATATCCCGCTGGGAGTGGGCGCAGTGATTCCTCCGTGGAATTTTGCGTGCGCGATCATGGCGGGGATGACGCTGGCTTCGATTGTCAGCGGCAACACGGTGGTGTTGAAGCCCTCGAGCGACTCGCCCACGATTGCAGCGAAGTTCATTGAACTGCTCGAAGAGGCGGGCATGCCCGAGGGAGTGGTCAACTTCTGCCCGGGCGGCGGCGCGACCTTTGGCGATGCGATTGTTTCGCATCCGAAGACGCGTTACATCGCGTTTACCGGCTCACGCGAAGTTGGACTCCACATCAACCAGTCCGCGGCCAAGCAGCAGCCAGGCCAGCTCTGGATCAAGCGGACTATCCTCGAAATGGGCGGCAAGGACGCGATTGTCGTGGATGCCGACGCGGATCTTGACTCGGCTGTGGAAGGGGTTGCTCAGGCCGCGTTTGGGTTCCAGGGGCAGAAATGCTCGGCGTGCTCACGCGCGATCATCGACGAGCGCATTTATGACAAGTTCCTCGAAAAACTGAAAGCGAGAGTGGAGCGCATCACTATCGGCGATCCTGCTGAGAATCCGGGAATGGCGGCGGTGATCAACGAAGGATCGATGAACGATATTCTCCGCTACATCGAGATCGGCAAGAAAGATGGACGGCTGATCACGGGAGGCGCACGAGCGACCAATGCCGGCGAAGGATATTTCATCCAGCCGACGGTGATTGCGGACATCCCGGCGAAGTCGACGCTCGAACAGGAAGAAATTTTTGGACCGGTGCTGGTGGTAATCAAATCGCGTAACTTCGATCACGCGCTGGAAATTGCGAACGATACTGAGTTCGGATTGACGGGCGCCGTGTATTCGAGTTCGCGTGACAAACTCGATCGTGCGGTCCGCGAATTCCACGTCGGCAATCTCTACCTCAATCGCAAGTGTACGGGCGCGATGGTCGGTGCCCATCCCTTCGGTGGATTTAACATGTCAGGGACTGACTCGAAATCGGGCGGCCCGGATTATCTCTACCTGTTTACGCAGGCGAAGAGCGTAGGCGAGAAGATCGTGTAG
- a CDS encoding tryptophanase, protein MPRTIIEPFRIKSVEPIHWTTRAQREQFLHAANYNLFLLAADDVLIDLLTDSGTGAMSTHQWAAIMEGDESYAGSKSFERFRSSVQDIFGYKHVIPTHQGRAAERILFSVMCKKCDVVPNNTHFDTTRANVEFTGAEAADLVIPEGREPSLKHPFKGNMDVKALEALIEKVGRERVPLVMLTVTNNSGGGQPVSMENVRAVRAVCDRHRIPLYFDACRFAENAYFIKMREPEYANKTPKEIAQEMFRYGDGCTMSAKKDGMANIGGFLCTNNDILAQQEMNLLILTEGYPTYGGLAGRDLEAIAVGVQEALHEDYLHYRIASTAYLGNHIAEEGVPIVQPPGGHAIYIDARAFLPHVPSDQFPGVALANELYLEGGIRSVEIGTLMFGAAAKMDLVRLAIPRRVYTQSHVDYVVEVILQVWKNRARIPGMVLDYEAPFLRHFTARLKPTEAAVAARP, encoded by the coding sequence ATGCCACGCACTATTATCGAGCCGTTCCGCATCAAGAGTGTCGAGCCGATTCACTGGACGACGCGCGCCCAACGGGAACAGTTTCTTCATGCCGCCAACTACAATCTTTTTCTGTTAGCAGCGGACGATGTGTTGATCGATCTCCTCACGGACTCTGGCACGGGAGCGATGTCGACCCATCAATGGGCGGCGATTATGGAAGGCGATGAGAGCTACGCGGGCAGCAAGAGCTTCGAGCGCTTCCGATCGTCGGTGCAGGATATCTTCGGTTACAAGCATGTGATCCCGACCCACCAGGGGCGGGCAGCGGAACGCATCCTCTTCAGTGTGATGTGCAAGAAGTGTGACGTTGTCCCCAACAATACGCACTTCGATACCACGCGCGCCAATGTGGAATTCACAGGTGCAGAGGCAGCGGACCTGGTGATCCCGGAGGGGCGCGAGCCCAGCCTCAAGCATCCATTCAAGGGGAATATGGATGTGAAGGCTCTCGAGGCTCTCATTGAGAAGGTAGGCCGCGAGCGGGTTCCGTTGGTGATGTTGACGGTGACGAATAACTCCGGCGGTGGCCAGCCCGTTTCGATGGAGAACGTGAGGGCTGTTCGCGCAGTCTGCGACCGGCATCGCATTCCTCTGTATTTCGACGCGTGCCGATTTGCGGAGAACGCGTATTTCATCAAGATGCGGGAACCGGAATACGCCAACAAGACTCCGAAGGAAATCGCACAGGAAATGTTCCGCTATGGAGATGGTTGCACGATGTCCGCCAAGAAAGATGGCATGGCGAATATCGGCGGCTTCCTGTGCACAAATAATGACATCCTGGCGCAGCAGGAAATGAATCTGTTGATTCTGACGGAAGGGTATCCAACGTACGGCGGTTTGGCTGGCCGCGATCTGGAAGCGATCGCAGTCGGGGTGCAGGAAGCTCTGCACGAGGATTATCTGCATTACCGTATTGCCTCCACCGCCTATCTTGGCAATCACATCGCGGAAGAAGGAGTGCCGATCGTGCAGCCGCCGGGCGGACACGCAATCTATATCGATGCGCGCGCTTTCCTGCCGCATGTGCCCTCGGATCAATTTCCCGGAGTGGCGCTGGCGAACGAACTCTATCTCGAAGGTGGGATTCGTTCGGTTGAGATTGGGACCCTGATGTTCGGCGCGGCTGCCAAGATGGATCTGGTCCGGTTGGCGATTCCCCGGCGCGTGTACACGCAAAGCCACGTTGACTACGTGGTCGAAGTAATCCTGCAGGTTTGGAAGAATCGCGCGCGGATTCCGGGCATGGTTCTCGATTACGAAGCTCCGTTCCTGCGACATTTCACGGCGCGTTTGAAACCGACGGAAGCAGCGGTCGCGGCCCGGCCCTGA
- a CDS encoding glycosyltransferase family 39 protein yields the protein MLNAECYISPVLRLLLRHRRFFLGTALAGLALRLCFLVYFPSITDDSRIYADFATNWLQHGIYGTTQAGNIVPTDERLPGYPAFLAAIFAIFGPANFRAVMLIQILLDLGTCLLIADLARRAISDRSARIAFALAALCPFLANYAAAVLTETLEVFFTVLALDCGVAAFEALRNDRYNWKMWVASGLAIGACILLRPDGGLLLAAIGLYFAIVICRRWRSQASPVPAINAAVIVVLCALVPLVPWTLRNLTTLHRFQPLAPRYATASDELAARGFNRWVRTWIVDYASVEEIYWSVPGDKIDPDKLPSRAFDSPQQRDATLALIDDYNESGAMTAALDVRFGLLASERIREHRTRYYVLLPSLRIVDMWLRPRTELLPPDVRWWEFNDDIKGSIMAVTFGLLNLAYVAMALMAVVQRSSQIRMLAMLGGFVLLRSAFLGSLENPETRYTLECYPVVIVLAAAFLTRTREANLEGS from the coding sequence GTGCTGAATGCTGAGTGCTATATTTCTCCTGTGCTCCGCCTGCTCCTCCGACATCGCCGGTTTTTCCTTGGAACCGCTCTCGCTGGATTGGCGCTGCGCCTTTGCTTTCTTGTCTACTTCCCTTCCATAACCGACGACTCCCGCATCTACGCGGACTTCGCCACCAACTGGCTCCAGCATGGCATCTACGGGACCACACAGGCTGGCAATATTGTTCCCACTGATGAGCGATTACCGGGTTATCCAGCTTTTCTGGCGGCCATCTTCGCAATCTTCGGGCCGGCAAACTTCCGGGCCGTGATGCTTATCCAGATCCTGCTCGACCTGGGCACTTGCCTCCTCATCGCCGATCTCGCGCGTAGAGCTATTTCCGATCGCAGCGCGCGGATCGCGTTCGCGCTGGCTGCGCTTTGCCCGTTTCTGGCCAACTACGCTGCCGCGGTCCTCACCGAAACGTTGGAAGTCTTTTTCACTGTTCTCGCGCTCGACTGTGGTGTTGCTGCATTCGAAGCTCTGAGGAATGACCGATACAACTGGAAAATGTGGGTAGCATCGGGCCTGGCCATTGGCGCCTGCATCCTGCTGCGTCCCGATGGCGGGCTACTCCTGGCTGCGATCGGTCTCTACTTTGCCATTGTGATTTGCAGACGCTGGCGCAGCCAGGCAAGCCCTGTTCCGGCCATTAATGCGGCAGTCATCGTCGTGCTGTGCGCCCTCGTCCCTCTCGTACCTTGGACACTCCGCAACCTGACGACCCTCCATCGCTTCCAACCGCTTGCTCCCCGTTACGCGACCGCAAGCGACGAACTCGCCGCCCGTGGTTTCAATCGCTGGGTTAGAACCTGGATCGTCGACTATGCCTCGGTGGAGGAAATTTACTGGAGTGTCCCCGGCGACAAGATCGATCCCGACAAACTGCCTTCGCGAGCCTTCGATTCGCCGCAGCAGCGCGACGCGACGCTGGCACTCATCGATGATTACAACGAGTCCGGCGCCATGACGGCGGCTCTGGACGTTCGGTTCGGGCTGTTAGCATCTGAGCGCATCCGCGAGCATCGGACGCGCTATTACGTCCTGCTTCCCTCTTTGCGGATTGTCGACATGTGGCTGAGGCCCCGTACCGAATTACTCCCGCCGGACGTCCGCTGGTGGGAATTTAATGACGATATAAAAGGATCGATCATGGCCGTGACCTTCGGACTGTTGAATCTTGCCTATGTCGCCATGGCTCTGATGGCTGTGGTCCAGCGAAGTTCACAAATTCGTATGCTGGCAATGCTGGGAGGATTTGTCCTGCTCCGCTCCGCGTTCCTCGGATCACTGGAGAACCCGGAAACCCGCTATACCTTGGAGTGCTATCCGGTAGTGATCGTTCTCGCAGCCGCATTCCTTACTCGAACAAGGGAAGCCAATCTCGAAGGAAGCTGA